A region from the Oceanidesulfovibrio marinus genome encodes:
- a CDS encoding ATP-binding protein has translation MTTTITRPIIEINEELCDGCGQCIIGCAEGALAIVDGKARLVGEVLCDGLGACLGECPQDALKLVEREAPPFDEDAVEKRLAEMKNAEKAPMGCGCPGSQAGRIERPAPAGGCPGAAAGAVQKTGAGQVPGTFESALEHWPVKLRLMNPQNPPFPQGSRLLLAADCAPVAHPALHGELLPGKAVAIACPKFEDPQATLEKLTAMFQATQPSEVTVVRMEVPCCTGLSTIAHKAAELSGTGVAITDMVLTRDGRLIPANEHQPMARPGLGARPM, from the coding sequence ATGACCACTACCATCACCCGACCCATCATCGAGATCAACGAAGAGCTCTGCGACGGCTGCGGCCAGTGCATCATCGGTTGCGCCGAGGGCGCACTCGCCATCGTGGACGGCAAGGCCCGTCTCGTGGGCGAGGTGCTCTGCGACGGCCTGGGAGCCTGCCTGGGCGAGTGTCCACAGGATGCGCTCAAGCTCGTGGAGCGCGAAGCCCCGCCCTTTGACGAAGACGCCGTGGAAAAGCGGCTGGCCGAAATGAAGAATGCCGAGAAGGCCCCCATGGGCTGCGGCTGCCCCGGCAGCCAGGCAGGACGCATCGAACGCCCCGCCCCTGCCGGCGGATGCCCTGGCGCGGCCGCAGGCGCTGTGCAGAAGACCGGCGCCGGCCAGGTGCCCGGAACCTTCGAGTCCGCCCTGGAGCATTGGCCCGTCAAGCTGCGCCTCATGAACCCGCAGAACCCGCCCTTCCCGCAAGGCTCCAGGCTGCTGCTGGCCGCGGACTGCGCCCCGGTGGCCCACCCGGCCCTGCACGGCGAGCTGTTGCCCGGCAAGGCCGTGGCCATCGCCTGCCCCAAGTTCGAGGACCCGCAAGCCACTCTGGAGAAGCTCACGGCCATGTTCCAGGCCACGCAGCCCAGCGAGGTTACCGTGGTGCGCATGGAGGTGCCCTGCTGCACCGGCCTGTCCACCATCGCACACAAGGCGGCCGAGCTCTCGGGAACCGGCGTGGCGATCACCGACATGGTGCTCACCCGCGACGGTCGGCTGATCCCGGCCAATGAGCACCAGCCCATGGCCCGTCCCGGCCTCGGCGCTCGGCCCATGTAG
- a CDS encoding exodeoxyribonuclease III: MALWKFYSWNVNGYRAVWKKGFGEWLTSSDADVVFLQEIKAHPEQLDDEARHPHGYTGIWNPAQVKKGYSGVAALHRRQPLSVSTGLPDARFQGEGRLVLLEYPAFYAAGVYFPNGQRDEERLKFKLDYYDVFLEYAETLRMDKPVILCGDVNTAHTPEDLTHPDRNAKTSGFLPEERAWLDKFTAHGWVDCFRMFHEGPGNYTWWAPWRNARQNNVGWRIDYFFVTEELAGRVKDCWHATDVMGSDHCPVGLSIEVDD; the protein is encoded by the coding sequence ATGGCACTCTGGAAATTCTACTCATGGAATGTGAACGGCTATCGCGCCGTCTGGAAGAAGGGCTTTGGCGAATGGCTCACGTCCTCTGACGCGGACGTGGTCTTTCTGCAGGAGATCAAGGCGCATCCCGAGCAGCTGGATGACGAGGCGCGCCATCCCCACGGCTACACAGGAATCTGGAACCCGGCCCAGGTCAAAAAGGGGTACTCGGGCGTTGCCGCGCTGCACCGCAGGCAGCCGCTCTCCGTATCCACCGGCCTGCCGGACGCGCGGTTCCAGGGCGAGGGACGCCTCGTGCTTCTGGAGTACCCCGCCTTCTACGCCGCCGGGGTCTACTTCCCCAACGGCCAGAGGGACGAGGAACGCCTGAAGTTCAAGCTGGACTACTACGACGTATTCCTGGAGTACGCGGAAACCCTGCGCATGGACAAGCCGGTGATCCTGTGCGGCGACGTGAACACGGCGCATACGCCTGAGGATCTGACCCACCCGGACCGCAACGCGAAGACGTCGGGCTTCCTGCCCGAGGAGCGCGCGTGGCTGGACAAGTTCACCGCCCACGGCTGGGTGGACTGCTTCCGCATGTTCCACGAGGGGCCGGGCAACTACACGTGGTGGGCGCCGTGGCGCAACGCGCGGCAGAACAACGTGGGGTGGCGCATCGACTACTTCTTCGTGACCGAGGAGCTGGCCGGCCGCGTGAAGGACTGCTGGCACGCCACGGACGTGATGGGCTCGGACCACTGCCCGGTGGGCCTGTCCATCGAAGTGGACGACTAG